Proteins encoded within one genomic window of Couchioplanes caeruleus:
- a CDS encoding maleylpyruvate isomerase family mycothiol-dependent enzyme, with product MNRLNATKDFWLAALRADGPALQDAVAETGPDAAVPACPGWTVADLTEHLTVLLRWVRESVPRGVVDRPADRVTPEPRPAWPDALDGLRREMTGTIETLDALDPDLPAWTWPAQAKKAGFWHRRMAHEISVHRWDAETAAGRPTPIETKLAADGVNEVLDTWLPAGRRQGPTDLHGVVHLVATDASYEWFVRLRGAGLALLDTGTILDSDDHHPRAEARGNASDLLLTLMGRSAPDLLTITGDPRLFSALRAG from the coding sequence ATGAACAGGCTCAACGCGACGAAGGACTTCTGGCTGGCGGCGCTACGCGCCGACGGCCCGGCGCTCCAGGACGCGGTCGCCGAGACCGGCCCCGATGCCGCCGTGCCCGCGTGCCCGGGCTGGACGGTCGCGGATCTCACCGAGCACCTCACCGTGCTCCTGCGCTGGGTGCGCGAGTCGGTGCCCCGCGGTGTGGTCGACAGGCCCGCCGACCGGGTGACCCCCGAGCCCCGCCCCGCATGGCCCGACGCGCTGGACGGGCTCCGCCGGGAGATGACCGGCACCATTGAGACGCTCGACGCGCTCGACCCGGACCTCCCGGCCTGGACGTGGCCGGCGCAGGCCAAGAAGGCCGGCTTCTGGCACCGGCGGATGGCCCACGAGATCTCGGTGCACCGCTGGGACGCCGAGACGGCCGCCGGCCGGCCCACCCCGATCGAGACGAAGCTCGCAGCCGACGGCGTCAACGAGGTGCTCGACACCTGGCTGCCCGCCGGCCGCCGCCAGGGCCCGACCGACCTGCACGGCGTCGTGCATCTCGTGGCCACGGACGCGAGCTACGAGTGGTTCGTCCGCCTGCGCGGCGCGGGGCTCGCCCTGCTCGACACCGGCACGATCCTGGACTCCGACGATCACCATCCGCGGGCCGAGGCCCGGGGCAACGCCAGCGACCTGCTCCTGACGCTCATGGGCCGCTCGGCACCGGACCTGCTGACCATCACCGGCGACCCCCGCCTGTTCAGCGCCCTCCGAGCGGGTTGA
- a CDS encoding response regulator transcription factor, translating to MSRLLVVEDDPDIALALRLLFSRAGYEVAHAGDGRTGLKEAYAEHPDLVVLDVGLPEMDGWQVLERLRDVSDVPVLVLTAHGQEAEKVRGLRGGADDYLTKPFANNELLARVEALLRRSSSGQNSWASQIYDDGLVHLDPTKRRVYVKGDEKRLTPTEFRLLNALVRHAGAVLSPNQLLTQAWDDPTGIGQERVKFAVLRLRRKLGWSDPDESPIESVRGFGYRYRRPGGDT from the coding sequence ATGAGCAGACTGCTCGTGGTCGAGGACGACCCGGACATCGCCCTGGCCCTGCGGCTGCTCTTCAGCCGCGCCGGGTACGAGGTGGCGCACGCGGGCGACGGGCGCACCGGCTTGAAGGAGGCGTACGCGGAGCACCCGGACCTGGTGGTGCTCGACGTCGGTCTCCCGGAGATGGACGGCTGGCAGGTGCTCGAGCGGCTCCGGGACGTGTCCGACGTGCCCGTGCTGGTGCTGACGGCACACGGACAGGAGGCGGAGAAGGTCCGCGGCCTGCGCGGCGGTGCCGACGACTACCTGACCAAGCCGTTCGCGAACAACGAGCTGCTGGCCCGGGTGGAGGCGTTGCTGCGCCGCTCGTCCAGCGGCCAGAACAGTTGGGCCAGCCAGATCTACGACGACGGCCTGGTGCACCTGGACCCGACGAAGCGCCGGGTCTACGTCAAGGGCGACGAGAAGCGCCTCACGCCGACCGAGTTCCGGTTGCTCAACGCCCTGGTTCGGCACGCGGGCGCCGTGCTGAGCCCCAACCAGCTCCTCACCCAGGCGTGGGACGACCCCACGGGCATCGGCCAGGAGCGCGTCAAGTTCGCCGTGCTCCGGCTGCGCCGCAAGCTCGGCTGGTCGGATCCCGACGAGTCCCCGATCGAGTCCGTACGCGGATTCGGCTACCGCTACCGGCGCCCGGGCGGTGACACCTGA
- a CDS encoding EI24 domain-containing protein: MSNPSLRSTAARGASATGGALREFLTGAALLGRGLGLVLKSPRLLGLGLVPAVIAGLLYGAALITLVAFIGDLSAAVTWFADDWSRLWRDLIRLFAGVALLGVGGLLGVLTFTAVTLLIGDPFYEKISSLVENRYGGVPDEVEVPLWTSLGRSLRDSLRLIGLSILVGIPLLAAGFLPVVGQTVVPVVGGAVAGWLLAVELTGVPFQRRDKRLRDRRAALRTRRPLALGFGVAVFVCFLIPLGAVLLMPAAVAGGTLLSRKVLGLPADTITTKPL; this comes from the coding sequence GTGAGCAACCCTTCGCTGCGCTCCACCGCCGCCCGCGGTGCGAGCGCGACCGGCGGTGCCCTGCGTGAGTTCCTCACCGGCGCCGCCCTGCTGGGCCGCGGCCTGGGCCTGGTGCTGAAAAGCCCGAGACTGCTGGGGCTGGGGCTGGTGCCGGCCGTGATCGCCGGCCTGCTGTACGGCGCCGCCCTGATCACCCTCGTCGCCTTCATCGGGGACCTGTCCGCGGCGGTGACCTGGTTCGCCGACGACTGGTCCCGGCTCTGGCGCGATCTGATCCGGCTTTTCGCCGGCGTGGCCCTGCTGGGCGTCGGCGGCCTGCTCGGCGTGCTCACCTTCACCGCGGTGACGCTGCTGATCGGGGACCCGTTCTACGAGAAGATCTCCAGCCTCGTCGAGAACCGCTACGGCGGCGTCCCGGACGAGGTCGAGGTGCCACTGTGGACCTCGCTCGGCCGCAGCCTGCGGGATTCGCTGCGGCTGATCGGCCTCTCCATCCTGGTCGGCATCCCGCTGCTCGCGGCGGGCTTCCTCCCGGTGGTGGGTCAGACCGTGGTGCCCGTGGTCGGTGGCGCGGTCGCCGGCTGGCTGCTCGCCGTCGAGCTCACCGGCGTGCCGTTCCAGCGGCGGGACAAACGCCTGCGCGACCGCAGGGCCGCGCTGCGCACCCGGCGTCCGCTCGCGCTCGGCTTCGGCGTCGCCGTCTTCGTCTGCTTCCTGATTCCGCTGGGCGCAGTTCTGCTCATGCCGGCGGCCGTGGCGGGCGGGACGCTGCTGTCCCGCAAGGTGCTCGGCCTTCCGGCCGACACGATCACCACGAAGCCTCTGTGA
- a CDS encoding LacI family DNA-binding transcriptional regulator, with product MVTRERPTLEAVARRAGVSRATVSRVVNGSTTVAVAIRDAVHQAVEELGYVPNQAARSLVTQRTESIALILPETASRVFSDDLFFPAVIRGVSMELEAADKQLVLMMAGSTAGHGRVERYAMAGHVDGVMFASMHGTDPLPGTLARLGIPVVCSGRPMHPAPVPVPYVDVDHIGGVAAAVRHLLTHGRRRIATIAGPQDMVAGIDRLTGYRTALAEAGLSEHVAVGDFTRESGIQAMRRLLAGDPALDAVFVASDMMAHGALQALKEAGRRIPADVAVIGFDDVEISRLSDPPLTTVRQPIVDMGRTMARQMLGLVDGRADVPTAVVLPTELVVRASA from the coding sequence ATGGTGACGCGGGAGCGGCCGACCCTCGAAGCGGTGGCCAGACGGGCCGGCGTTTCGCGCGCGACGGTCTCCCGCGTGGTGAACGGCTCGACGACGGTCGCGGTCGCGATCCGCGACGCGGTGCACCAGGCCGTCGAGGAGCTCGGGTACGTCCCCAACCAGGCGGCCCGGAGCCTGGTGACCCAGCGGACGGAGTCGATCGCGCTGATCCTGCCGGAGACGGCCAGCCGGGTGTTCTCCGACGACCTGTTCTTCCCGGCGGTGATCCGCGGCGTGAGCATGGAGCTCGAGGCCGCCGACAAGCAGCTCGTGCTGATGATGGCGGGGTCGACGGCGGGCCACGGCCGCGTCGAGCGCTATGCGATGGCGGGCCATGTCGACGGCGTCATGTTCGCCTCCATGCACGGCACGGACCCGCTGCCGGGCACGCTCGCCCGGCTCGGCATCCCGGTGGTGTGCAGCGGCCGGCCGATGCACCCGGCGCCGGTGCCGGTCCCGTACGTGGACGTGGACCACATCGGCGGGGTGGCCGCCGCCGTGCGCCACCTGCTCACCCACGGCCGGCGCCGGATCGCCACCATCGCCGGCCCGCAGGACATGGTCGCGGGAATAGACCGGCTGACCGGATACCGTACGGCGCTGGCCGAGGCGGGCCTGAGCGAGCACGTGGCGGTGGGCGACTTCACCCGCGAGTCGGGCATCCAGGCGATGCGCCGCCTGCTCGCCGGCGACCCGGCCCTCGACGCGGTCTTCGTGGCATCGGACATGATGGCGCACGGCGCGCTGCAGGCACTGAAGGAGGCCGGCCGGCGCATCCCCGCGGACGTGGCGGTGATCGGCTTCGACGACGTCGAGATCAGCCGGCTCAGCGATCCGCCGCTGACGACCGTACGCCAGCCGATCGTCGACATGGGCCGCACGATGGCCCGTCAGATGCTCGGGCTGGTCGACGGCCGCGCCGACGTGCCGACCGCCGTGGTCCTCCCCACGGAACTCGTCGTGCGCGCCTCGGCCTGA
- a CDS encoding alpha/beta fold hydrolase, translating to MRLRRPPPPQGGPRTPGPGPTAPRTGRPTLPAPRTELVDTPHGVRLEQLVTGVGDPVTVFAHGIAGDLTGTRPLGGGVTGRKVFFHFRGHGRSGAPPGPWSFADLADDLRAVADQAGASRALGVSMGAAALCRLLAADPGRFERAVFYLPAPLDGVRPRAAEERLARLLAAVESGEAAAVAEAVEPELPRAVRDTPAGWSYLRQRVEQLLRDGLAPELETVWREPAVADEGLLRAWEGRALVIGCVGDALHPAAWAQRLADLLPGARLHVYDSPAVLWTHRRELRERISEFLNEE from the coding sequence GTGAGACTCCGCCGGCCGCCCCCTCCCCAAGGCGGCCCGCGGACCCCGGGGCCGGGTCCGACCGCGCCGCGCACCGGCCGGCCCACGCTGCCCGCCCCGCGCACCGAGCTCGTCGACACCCCGCACGGCGTACGCCTGGAGCAGCTCGTCACCGGCGTCGGCGACCCGGTCACCGTGTTCGCCCATGGCATCGCCGGCGACCTGACCGGCACCCGCCCGCTGGGCGGCGGGGTGACCGGCCGCAAGGTCTTCTTCCACTTCCGCGGCCACGGCCGTTCCGGCGCACCGCCCGGGCCGTGGAGCTTCGCCGACCTCGCCGACGACCTGCGCGCCGTCGCCGATCAGGCCGGGGCGAGCCGGGCGCTCGGAGTCAGCATGGGTGCCGCCGCGCTGTGCCGGCTGCTCGCCGCCGATCCCGGCCGGTTCGAGCGGGCCGTCTTCTACCTGCCCGCGCCGCTGGACGGCGTGCGTCCCCGGGCGGCCGAGGAGCGGCTCGCACGCCTGCTCGCCGCGGTGGAGTCGGGGGAGGCCGCCGCGGTGGCGGAGGCCGTCGAGCCGGAGCTCCCCCGAGCCGTACGGGACACCCCGGCAGGCTGGAGCTACCTGCGCCAGCGCGTCGAGCAGTTGCTCCGCGACGGGTTGGCCCCGGAGCTCGAGACGGTGTGGCGGGAGCCCGCGGTCGCCGACGAGGGGCTGCTGCGGGCGTGGGAGGGAAGGGCGCTGGTGATCGGCTGCGTCGGCGACGCGCTGCACCCGGCGGCCTGGGCGCAACGCCTGGCCGACCTCCTGCCCGGGGCGCGGCTGCACGTGTACGACAGCCCGGCGGTGCTGTGGACCCACCGCCGCGAGCTGCGGGAGCGGATCTCCGAGTTTCTGAACGAGGAGTGA
- a CDS encoding O-acetyl-ADP-ribose deacetylase, with the protein MDVELVEGDITAQEVDAIVNAANSSLLGGGGVDGAIHRKGGPEILAATRALRAGHYGGGLPTGQAVATTAGRLSARWVVHTVGPVFDYAEDRSALLRACYQNSLRVADELGAASVAFPLISAGVYRWPVEDAVRQALTVLRTAQPAGVRTIRLVLFSAETAETARRVAAEF; encoded by the coding sequence ATGGACGTCGAACTCGTCGAGGGCGACATCACCGCCCAGGAGGTCGACGCGATCGTCAACGCGGCGAACTCGTCGTTGCTCGGCGGAGGCGGCGTCGACGGCGCGATCCACCGCAAGGGCGGCCCGGAGATCCTCGCCGCGACCCGGGCGCTGCGTGCCGGCCACTACGGCGGCGGACTGCCGACCGGGCAGGCGGTGGCGACAACGGCGGGCCGGCTGTCCGCCCGGTGGGTGGTGCACACGGTGGGGCCGGTCTTCGACTACGCCGAGGACCGGTCGGCGCTGCTGCGGGCCTGCTATCAGAACTCGCTGCGGGTCGCGGACGAGCTGGGCGCCGCGTCGGTGGCGTTCCCGCTGATCTCGGCCGGGGTCTACCGGTGGCCGGTGGAGGACGCGGTGCGCCAGGCGCTGACCGTCCTGCGGACGGCGCAACCGGCGGGGGTGCGAACCATCCGGCTGGTGCTGTTCAGCGCCGAGACCGCCGAGACGGCGCGGCGGGTTGCGGCCGAGTTCTAA
- a CDS encoding CAP domain-containing protein, with product MFKAVRRIALAAAAPAALLACTTTPAHAETGGPAAVAAAGPTTSEMLMDEVIVRTNEERMLAGCAPLTVDDELMVAAVRQSHYMATTGDFGHIGWRGSTFETRSRAAGYSDVAAENIAWGFSTAAEVMDAWMASPEHRVNILNCEARSFGAGVRNSQDGTFYWTQVFGWR from the coding sequence GTGTTCAAAGCCGTACGACGTATCGCCCTCGCCGCGGCCGCGCCGGCCGCCCTGCTCGCGTGCACGACGACGCCCGCGCACGCCGAGACGGGCGGACCCGCCGCGGTGGCCGCCGCGGGTCCCACCACCTCGGAGATGCTGATGGACGAGGTGATCGTGCGGACCAACGAGGAGCGGATGCTCGCGGGCTGTGCCCCGCTGACCGTGGACGACGAACTGATGGTCGCGGCCGTACGCCAGAGCCACTACATGGCGACCACCGGCGACTTCGGGCACATCGGCTGGCGGGGCTCGACGTTCGAGACCCGCTCGCGCGCCGCCGGCTACTCCGACGTGGCCGCGGAGAACATCGCCTGGGGCTTCTCCACCGCCGCCGAGGTGATGGACGCCTGGATGGCCAGCCCCGAGCACCGCGTGAACATCCTCAACTGTGAGGCCAGGTCCTTCGGGGCGGGCGTACGCAACTCGCAGGACGGCACCTTCTACTGGACGCAGGTCTTCGGCTGGCGCTGA
- a CDS encoding helix-turn-helix domain-containing protein — protein MATPKDLPQDIGSFIRDLRQTAKISLRQLADKAGVSNPYLSQIERGLRKPSAEVLQQLASALRVSTPAMYLRAGLLDGEGQQGVLAAIAVDPDLTIAQKQSLSQIYETFRNENARHAPAADAAGDPTPEQGEAEVPDEDEALQAVVRDIAVAEGGRAPAPETAKTPTTQPEE, from the coding sequence GTGGCCACACCCAAGGATCTGCCCCAGGACATCGGCTCGTTCATCCGAGACCTGCGGCAGACCGCGAAGATCTCGCTCCGGCAGCTCGCCGACAAGGCGGGCGTGAGCAACCCGTACCTGAGCCAGATCGAGCGGGGCCTGCGCAAGCCCAGCGCCGAGGTGCTGCAGCAACTGGCCAGCGCGCTGCGGGTGTCGACGCCCGCGATGTACCTGCGCGCCGGCCTGCTTGACGGTGAGGGCCAGCAGGGAGTGCTGGCCGCCATCGCGGTCGATCCCGATCTGACGATCGCGCAGAAGCAGTCGCTGTCGCAGATCTACGAGACGTTCCGCAACGAGAACGCCCGCCACGCCCCCGCGGCCGACGCGGCCGGCGACCCGACGCCGGAGCAGGGCGAGGCGGAGGTCCCCGACGAGGACGAGGCGCTCCAGGCCGTCGTGCGCGACATCGCCGTCGCCGAGGGCGGCCGGGCACCTGCTCCGGAGACCGCGAAGACCCCGACCACTCAGCCCGAGGAGTAG
- a CDS encoding GH1 family beta-glucosidase, protein MTATVEVEPGGEPLAPGGAFPEGFVWGAATASYQIEGAVREDGRGLSIWDTFSRTPGRVHAGHTGDVACDHYHRYVEDVALMAELGLTSYRYSIAWPRVQPDGTGPVNTRGLDFYDRLTDELIGKGIDPVVTLYHWDLPQTLQDRGGWTVRETAEAFAEYAAIVHARLGDRVGTWTTLNEPWCSAYLGHASGRHAPGIQDPAAAFRAVHHLLLGHGLAARALRSAGARSVSITLNPAAVFPLDPENAADAEAARIVDGLHNRIFLDPLLRGAYPDDMREHMTRFTDLSHIRDGDETIINVPIDVLGVNFYTPVYVSARPGEPAAPDNPGTEGIAFRAPVGPITDIGWQIEPAALTKLLDRLHADYGVPLLITENGAAYPDGPSADGEVHDADRIDYLDGHLRACLDAISHGVDLRGYFAWSLMDNFEWSEGYRMRFGLVHVDYTTQRRVPKDSAKWYREVIRRNGLDDRARIGE, encoded by the coding sequence ATGACGGCAACCGTCGAGGTGGAACCGGGCGGCGAACCACTGGCGCCGGGGGGCGCGTTCCCGGAGGGCTTCGTCTGGGGCGCGGCGACGGCGTCGTACCAGATCGAGGGCGCGGTGCGCGAGGACGGCCGGGGCCTGTCCATCTGGGACACCTTCAGCCGTACGCCGGGACGGGTGCACGCTGGACACACCGGCGACGTGGCCTGCGACCACTACCACCGCTACGTCGAGGACGTGGCGCTCATGGCGGAGCTCGGGCTCACCTCGTACCGCTACTCCATCGCGTGGCCGCGCGTGCAGCCCGATGGCACCGGCCCGGTCAACACCCGCGGCCTGGACTTCTACGACCGCCTCACCGACGAGCTGATCGGCAAGGGCATCGACCCCGTCGTCACCCTGTACCACTGGGACCTGCCGCAGACACTGCAGGACCGTGGCGGCTGGACCGTACGGGAGACCGCCGAGGCCTTCGCCGAGTACGCCGCCATCGTCCACGCCCGCCTCGGCGACCGCGTCGGCACCTGGACCACGCTGAACGAGCCGTGGTGCTCGGCCTACCTGGGCCACGCGAGCGGCCGGCACGCACCCGGCATCCAGGACCCGGCCGCGGCCTTCCGGGCCGTGCATCACCTCCTGCTCGGGCACGGACTCGCCGCCCGGGCCCTGCGCTCGGCCGGCGCCCGGAGCGTGAGCATCACCCTGAACCCGGCGGCGGTCTTCCCGCTCGACCCGGAGAACGCGGCCGATGCGGAGGCCGCCCGGATCGTCGACGGGCTGCACAACCGGATCTTCCTCGACCCGCTGCTGCGCGGCGCGTACCCCGATGACATGCGCGAGCACATGACCCGCTTCACCGACTTGAGCCACATCCGCGACGGGGACGAGACGATCATCAACGTCCCGATCGACGTGCTCGGCGTCAACTTCTACACGCCGGTGTACGTGTCGGCGCGGCCCGGCGAGCCCGCCGCGCCGGACAACCCGGGCACCGAGGGCATCGCCTTCCGCGCGCCGGTCGGCCCGATCACCGACATCGGATGGCAGATCGAGCCCGCCGCCCTCACCAAGCTGCTCGACCGCCTCCACGCCGACTACGGCGTGCCGCTGCTGATCACCGAGAACGGCGCCGCGTACCCGGACGGCCCGTCGGCCGACGGCGAGGTCCACGACGCCGACCGCATCGACTATCTCGACGGACACCTGCGCGCCTGCCTGGATGCCATTTCCCACGGCGTTGACCTTCGGGGATACTTCGCCTGGTCGCTGATGGACAATTTCGAATGGTCCGAGGGCTACCGGATGCGCTTCGGTCTCGTGCACGTGGACTACACCACGCAGCGGCGGGTGCCGAAGGACAGCGCGAAGTGGTACCGGGAGGTGATCCGGCGCAACGGTCTCGACGACCGGGCGCGGATCGGGGAGTGA
- a CDS encoding sensor histidine kinase encodes MRTPTNVFALQARFLAVVSHELRTPLTTIASFTESLDTDDLAPAERSVALAAVRRNTDRMLALVEDLMVVSRLQTGDLELWPTTVDPGAVIREVAELLASQEPYTAATVRTSDGPPLSADAPLLRDLFYAVVGTVASGAADRSAAVSTEAGDAGWRITVTARQSEKLTDEHLMAGMLADPDPPHRRRSTALWMLLADAIANRHGGSVELTFDPATGAGAEIRLPLTIPTE; translated from the coding sequence GTGCGAACCCCCACGAACGTCTTCGCGCTGCAGGCTCGCTTCCTCGCGGTCGTCTCCCACGAGCTGCGGACGCCGCTGACCACGATCGCGTCGTTCACCGAGAGCCTCGACACCGACGATCTCGCCCCGGCCGAGCGGTCGGTGGCGCTGGCGGCCGTACGGCGCAACACCGACCGGATGCTGGCGCTGGTCGAAGATCTCATGGTGGTCAGCAGGCTGCAGACCGGCGATCTCGAGCTGTGGCCCACGACGGTGGACCCGGGTGCGGTGATCCGCGAGGTGGCGGAACTGCTGGCGAGCCAGGAGCCCTACACCGCCGCGACCGTGCGGACCTCGGACGGGCCGCCGCTGTCCGCCGACGCCCCGCTGCTGCGGGACCTCTTCTATGCCGTGGTCGGCACCGTCGCGAGCGGGGCCGCCGACCGGTCCGCCGCAGTAAGCACCGAGGCCGGCGACGCGGGGTGGCGGATCACGGTGACCGCGCGACAGTCGGAGAAGCTCACCGACGAGCACCTCATGGCCGGCATGCTGGCCGACCCCGATCCGCCGCACCGGCGCCGCAGCACGGCCCTGTGGATGCTGCTCGCGGACGCGATCGCCAACCGGCACGGCGGCTCGGTGGAGCTCACCTTCGATCCGGCGACGGGCGCGGGGGCCGAGATCCGACTACCCCTGACCATCCCCACAGAGTGA
- a CDS encoding PKD domain-containing protein has product MTTGRPRILAALLTLALGAGTVAGAGMPGSAARAEGAISGTYRLDSTSIWAGQQVTLTQAALEDGTPETAPRITVDWGDSTSSDLEGAKATHSYAAAGSYTVRVTLTDDGATTPGTLLNATSVVTVAAAGGTFKFNPAWNWTWPGGGHEATLQLSGVPAETTRLWVNWGDGNTSLVQRTRTSVKHHYAFGTYTASVTLENAQGRVTKPAGTYSLRADTAKPSSSLKVPISPTKASSWKTVQGTAKDAQTGMDAVGVQLWKWKGAKEYYYHFSRSEWIRYTEGATRIPAAAIKWVPVSSAGVWKVKVAGLSKGYYLEVDYTALDRAGNANGPKYRVQRLTR; this is encoded by the coding sequence ATGACCACCGGACGACCGCGCATCCTCGCCGCACTGCTGACCCTCGCCCTTGGCGCCGGCACGGTCGCCGGTGCCGGCATGCCGGGCTCTGCGGCCCGGGCGGAGGGCGCCATCTCGGGCACCTACCGCCTCGACAGCACGAGCATCTGGGCCGGGCAGCAGGTCACGCTCACCCAGGCCGCCCTCGAGGACGGCACCCCGGAGACGGCGCCGCGGATCACGGTCGACTGGGGCGACTCCACCTCCTCGGACCTCGAGGGCGCCAAGGCCACCCACAGCTACGCGGCGGCCGGCAGCTACACCGTCAGGGTGACGCTGACCGACGACGGCGCCACGACGCCGGGCACGCTTCTCAATGCCACCTCGGTCGTGACCGTCGCCGCCGCGGGCGGCACGTTCAAGTTCAACCCGGCGTGGAACTGGACCTGGCCGGGCGGCGGCCACGAGGCCACCCTCCAGCTCTCGGGCGTGCCCGCCGAGACCACCCGGCTCTGGGTGAACTGGGGCGACGGCAACACCAGCCTGGTCCAGCGCACGCGGACGTCGGTCAAGCACCATTACGCGTTCGGGACGTACACCGCCAGCGTCACCCTGGAGAACGCGCAGGGCCGCGTCACCAAGCCGGCCGGCACCTACTCGCTGCGCGCGGACACGGCCAAGCCCAGCTCCAGCCTGAAGGTGCCGATCAGCCCGACGAAGGCCTCCTCCTGGAAGACCGTCCAGGGCACCGCCAAGGACGCCCAGACCGGCATGGACGCGGTCGGCGTCCAGCTCTGGAAGTGGAAGGGTGCGAAGGAGTACTACTACCACTTCTCGAGGTCCGAGTGGATCAGGTACACCGAGGGCGCCACGAGGATCCCGGCGGCCGCCATCAAATGGGTACCGGTGAGCTCGGCCGGCGTGTGGAAGGTCAAGGTCGCCGGCCTGTCCAAGGGCTACTACCTCGAGGTCGACTACACGGCCCTGGACCGGGCCGGGAACGCCAACGGCCCCAAGTACCGGGTGCAGAGGCTCACCAGGTAG
- a CDS encoding DUF2516 family protein, which yields MVYSAPPIFYDDVEFLIAFVVMIFSLVVQAVALIHCVTQRGDGFQAIGTLPKGAWLAILAVCIVLTLLGGYRGATGLFSLIGVAAALIYLLDVRPGLRDLSDGKGFW from the coding sequence ATGGTTTACAGCGCGCCCCCGATTTTCTACGACGACGTCGAGTTCCTGATCGCCTTCGTGGTCATGATCTTCTCGCTCGTGGTGCAGGCCGTCGCGCTCATCCATTGCGTCACCCAGCGCGGTGACGGCTTCCAGGCGATCGGCACCCTGCCCAAGGGCGCGTGGCTGGCCATCCTCGCCGTGTGCATCGTGCTCACCCTGCTGGGCGGATACCGGGGCGCTACCGGCCTGTTCAGCCTCATCGGGGTCGCGGCCGCCCTGATCTATCTGCTCGACGTCCGGCCCGGCCTGCGCGACCTGTCGGACGGCAAGGGCTTCTGGTGA
- a CDS encoding UDP-N-acetylmuramate dehydrogenase yields MPDVSADPPATAPAAHASSLAAYTTLRLGGPAGTLTPASETDEAVEIMRGAARKGERVLVLAGGSNVVIADEGFPGQVMLLRTRGTRVVDRDSRGVLVRVAAGEPWDGFVAATLADGLSGLEALSGIPGSAGATPIQNVGAYGQEVAHTVEAVHVYDRLDDQVKTLSLPECRFAYRSSVFKRNDRWLVLEVDFRLAVATDSAPIRYAELARNLGVEAGERVPAKQVRDTVLKLRAGKGMVLDPEDLDTRSVGSFFTNPVLSAQEWAGVQDRLADAGEPPSWPAPNGTVKVPAAWLIEKAGFAKGYGRRGGVAISSKHTLALTHRGGGTTTALLELAREIRDGVHDRFGVVLHPEPVLVNCVL; encoded by the coding sequence GTGCCTGACGTTAGTGCTGATCCACCCGCCACCGCACCTGCTGCGCATGCCAGTTCGCTGGCGGCGTACACGACGCTACGCCTCGGGGGTCCCGCGGGCACGCTGACCCCGGCGTCAGAAACCGACGAAGCGGTAGAAATCATGCGCGGGGCGGCGCGCAAGGGGGAACGGGTCCTGGTTCTCGCCGGCGGCAGCAACGTCGTGATCGCGGATGAGGGCTTCCCCGGACAGGTGATGCTGTTGCGCACCCGGGGGACCCGTGTGGTGGACCGCGACTCGCGAGGCGTGCTGGTGCGGGTTGCGGCGGGGGAGCCGTGGGACGGGTTCGTCGCCGCGACGCTCGCCGACGGGCTCTCCGGCCTGGAGGCGCTGTCGGGCATCCCCGGCTCCGCCGGCGCGACGCCGATCCAGAACGTCGGCGCGTACGGTCAGGAGGTCGCACACACCGTCGAGGCGGTGCACGTCTACGACCGGCTGGACGACCAGGTGAAGACGCTGTCGCTGCCGGAGTGCCGGTTCGCGTACAGGTCCAGTGTGTTCAAGCGCAACGACCGGTGGCTGGTCCTGGAGGTCGACTTCCGGCTCGCCGTCGCCACGGACTCGGCCCCTATCCGGTACGCCGAGCTCGCCCGCAACCTGGGCGTCGAGGCCGGCGAGCGGGTCCCGGCGAAGCAGGTGCGCGACACCGTGCTGAAGCTGCGGGCCGGCAAGGGCATGGTCCTGGATCCCGAGGACCTCGACACCCGCTCGGTCGGCTCGTTCTTCACCAACCCGGTGCTCTCCGCGCAGGAGTGGGCCGGGGTGCAGGACCGGCTCGCCGACGCGGGCGAGCCGCCGAGCTGGCCGGCGCCGAACGGCACGGTCAAGGTGCCGGCGGCCTGGCTGATCGAGAAGGCGGGGTTCGCCAAGGGGTACGGCCGCCGCGGCGGCGTCGCGATCTCGTCGAAGCACACGCTGGCCCTGACGCACCGCGGCGGCGGTACGACGACCGCCCTGCTGGAGCTGGCCCGCGAGATCCGCGACGGCGTGCACGACCGGTTCGGCGTGGTGCTGCACCCCGAACCGGTCCTCGTGAACTGCGTCCTCTAG